The following are from one region of the Colias croceus chromosome 4, ilColCroc2.1 genome:
- the LOC123691153 gene encoding prisilkin-39-like: protein MAKWTIVALALIGCAVAEPPVGYSYSAPSYSHGSSGSVLSSGGHYSSVPVGHQSSEGYHIDPHLLDKIRHIILKDEIQNQAYQSSGSGHGISHGISSHYGPPAPVYGVPHDRIVGVELESLQQGIQVAQYHQAVEDYSGGYAGGYSGGYSGGYSNGGYSGGHGGYSSGHGSSGYSTIGVPSGSYGVPSVSSSYGVPH from the exons ATGGCTAAGTGGACCATT GTCGCATTGGCATTAATCGGCTGTGCCGTCGCCGAACCTCCCGTGGGCTACAGCTACTCCGCCCCATCCTACAGCCATGGCAGCTCTGGCTCCGTGCTCAGCAGCGGAGGCCACTACTCCTCCGTGCCAGTGGGCCACCAGAGCTCAGAGGGCTACCACATCGACCCCCATCTATTGGACAAGATCCGCCACATCATCCTGAAGGATGAGATCCAAAACCAGGCCTACCAATCCTCCGGTTCCGGCCACGGTATCTCCCACGGAATCTCTTCCCACTACGGCCCACCCGCCCCCGTCTACGGCGTGCCCCACGACAGAATCGTCGGCGTCGAACTTGAATCCCTCCAACAGGGCATCCAGGTCGCCCAATACCACCAAGCCGTCGAAGACTACTCTGGCGGATACGCCGGCGGCTACTCCGGCGGTTACTCGGGCGGTTACAGCAACGGCGGATACTCCGGCGGTCACGGCGGATACTCCAGCGGTCACGGCTCGTCCGGATATTCGACCATCGGCGTGCCCTCCGGCTCCTACGGCGTCCCCTCTGTCTCGTCGTCCTACGGCGTCCCCCACTAA